The Oxyura jamaicensis isolate SHBP4307 breed ruddy duck chromosome 28, BPBGC_Ojam_1.0, whole genome shotgun sequence genome contains a region encoding:
- the CTXN1 gene encoding cortexin-1: protein MNDASTMDYELLSPSLVEHPASTAGMDAEQKTVFAFVIFLLVFLVMLMVRCFRILLDPYSRMPASSWTDHKEGLERGQFDYALV, encoded by the coding sequence ATGAATGATGCATCGACAATGGATTATGAACTCCTGTCCCCCTCCTTGGTCGAGCACCCGGCCAGCACTGCGGGCATGGATGCTGAGCAAAAAACCGTCTTTGCCTTTGTCATCTTCCTCCTGGTCTTCTTGGTGATGCTGATGGTGCGCTGCTTCCGCATCCTGCTGGACCCCTACAGCCGCAtgcctgcctcctcctggaCTGACCACAAGGAGGGGTTGGAGAGGGGCCAGTTCGACTACGCCTTGGTGTag